cgcccgtctcggcctcccaaagtgctgggattacaggcttgagccaccgcgcccggccgcaagtTCTAAATAGTTCTTTTATTTCATCGTTTGCTTTGTAGGGGCCTCTAGATCACTGTGGTAACTTAGGAGTGTAAATTGTGATAGACAAGACAATGCATGAAATTGAATAATTTCTCTAGGGGGATGTGGATCACGCAGTACCCCGTTGCAAGTGCTTCCTATGTGTATCCAGGGTAGCGAATGCAATTGCAGTGTGTCAGGCGATGTTTCCAAGAAGTGTACCTACATCAGTTCATAACTAGAGTCAACTAATGGCAATATTCTTGATAATTTGTTCATGTAACTTTTGTACAATTGGGATGACTGGGTGACTTAGTAGAGTCCTAGAGGCAAGTACTTTGTAATTAGAAGACTTGGTTTGTAATTTCTAGCAAACCAATAGCACAGCCTCCTTTTTTTCCTGCAATGCTAATGTCAGGAATACGAAACAGGAAACTGGCTATCCAATGTATTAGTAAATTAGTAGGCATACTCCCCAGTTTAATGTTTTGCTAGTGTGACCACATTCTCCCATTTTTGTTTTCGTGTGTTCCTTAGCATAGAGTATCTAAGGAACTGTAACGTTTTTCACCTTAAAAGTTATAATACAAGGTTTGGGTAAGTCAGTTGtgactgcattttaaaagaaataaggccgggtgcggtggctcacgcctgtaaacccagcactttgggaagccgaggggggtggatcgcctgaggtcaggaattcaagaccaacctgaccaacatggtgaaaccccgtctctactaaaaatacaaaaattagtcaggcgaggtggcgggtgcctgtaattctagctactcaggaggctaagacgaaaaaatcacttgaacctgggaggccgagattgcagtgagtcgagatcgcgccattgcactccagcctggtcaacaagagcgagactccgtctccaaaaaagaaaaaagaaaatgaaccaaaCCAAACAAATGTACAGCGAGCCATGGTGACATACTGACAGATATCTGTTTAAAGCTGGAAATGGTTAGTAAGTGATTGGAGTTTTTTTCCCTAAAGCTTTCTTGACCAGCCAAGTGAGATAAACAGTTTCTTGTTATAGAAGATGGGGTAGTGAtttactgagagagagagaggttttttatagtttttagattttttcatCACTTATTCCAAAGTGTTGCTTCGTTGAGATATTTGAGAATTGAGTAAATAAACAACCTGTGAAAACAGAAATTCctgattttttaagaaaacaatgggATAGTAATACTTTGTAAACATTCTCTTTCTAGTCTTgagttttatataaaaaaataactttatgctAATTTGGGAAATTTTACAGATAGCCACAATGGCTGAAAATGGTGATAATGAAAAGATGGCTGCCCTGGAGGCCAAAATCTGTCATCAAATTGAGGTATGATTCCTGTGCTATAAACTGCAAAAACAAGTTCCTTGAAAGAAAATGTAGGACCGCAACACAAATACAGAAAGAACATTTCATTTCAGTATATGGACATATTCAACATTTGGTTTGCCTTTGATTCTTAGATGAACATATAATAGCATACAGTTTTATACTGGTGGAGCCAGGTTGTGAAACTTAAGATGTACAAACATTTCAAAAGGTAACACTATAAACTAGAGTtacttaatcttttaaaaattttagtttcatAGTCTCATATAAAATTTTAGCTTCTTAGTCCcatataaaatgaggataatagtagTTCCCTCCTCATAAGGTAGTTTGGAGGATTAGTgaatataatgttttttttttttttgagacggagtctcgctctgtcacccaggctggagtgctgtggccggatctcagctcactgcaagctccgcctcccgggttcccgccattctcctgcctcagcctccggagtagctgggactacaggcgcccgccacctcgcccggctagtttttttgtattttttagtagagacggggtttcaccgtgttcgccaggatggtctcgatctcctgaccttgtgatccgcccgtctcggcctcccaaagtgctgggattacaggcttgagccaccgcgcccggccagtgaaTATAATGTTAAGTACTTAGAAGAATGCCTGACACATAAGTAACATAAAAGTCCTTGGTAAAGTACCTTCCCTGTTAAATAACACTATATTTTTGATGATCTTCGTAGTTTTTTTCTGCCCAGTCAGTTCTCAGCTATTGTAACTTTAatatagtatcttttttttttttttttttgagctggagtctcactctgttggccaggctggagtgcagtggcactatcctgACTCACTAcaacagtctcggctcactgtagcctctgcctcctgggttcaaatgattctcctgcctcagctgccaaatagctgggactacaggagcacgccaccacaccaggctaatttttgtatttttagtagagacggagtttcaccatgttggccaggttggtctcgaactccagacctcaggtgatctgcccacctcagcctcccaaagtgctgggattacaagtgtgacccactgtgcctggccagtaattTTAATATAGTATCTGTTTTCAAACCCCTCTTAGCATTTTTTCAAATTTAGGTATTATGTTTATGTTAACGTaataacctcaagtgatcctcagtaCCTTTGCAGtacggaggcaggaggatggcttgagtccaggagttagagaccagcctgggcaacatgatgaggccccatctctacaaaaaatttttaaaaattagctgagtgtgttagcggtttgcctgtagtcccagctacttgggaagccgaggtgggaggattgatggagcccagaaggtagaggctgcagtggctgtgatcataccactgcactcaagcctggatgacagagcgagatatTGTTTTGGGGGGGTCAGGGGGAAGAAACTTGAGAGTCTTTGTGAGCATActctggctggggaggcttcCTGATTTGCATATCGTTCTTTGTTCAGttaaagtcaaaaagaaaaaaacctttaaatcTTTACAATATCAATAATGGTTGCATAGGAAATTATCTTTAAACTTATGTTCTTGCTAAGGAATCCCTCAGATCATATTGTTTGGTGTGGGTTTTTTCTGCAATTCTCTgaactgctttttttcttttttttttttgagacggagtctcgctctgttgcccaggctggagtgcagtggccggatctcagctcactgcaagctccgcctcccgggtttacgccattctcctgcctcagcctcccgagtagcggggactacaggcgtccgccacctcgcccggctatttttttttgtatttttagtagagacggggtttcaccatgttagccaggatggtctcaatctcctgaccttgtgatccgcccgtctcggcctcccaaagtgctgggattacaggcttgagccaccgcgcccggccttcttttttttttttaagctgcacCTCTGCATTTAAAATGtcttatgttccttttttttaatattaatttccttATGATTGTggggagaaaaattagaaattactCATTCTGTGTTTAATACTTAGAACAATACTAAGATGTATATAGAAAAGGTTATATCTCTCCTACAACCTGCTAACTCTCAAATCCTACTCTTCTGAGGTAATCAAGATTAAAAGCTTTTGACACTTTGCTTCATGctcatattaatttttatttttttagtggacCTTATATTTTACAACAGTTctaggtttacagcaaaattgagtggaaggtacagagattttccatatatCCCCTGCCTCCACACAAGCATAGTGCCTTCACCTTTAAAAACATCCCCCACCACAGTGGTacatttctaacaattttatttccttccctttcccccgCTAAACATAGGATGCATTTTTGTGGAGAAAAGTTTTGTAATCAATAATTTTTTCATTCTCCTCTTTAAAACGAAGGATCCTTCTAATTTTTTTAGCTGTAATCATTCTTTGACAAATATTCTTGTATATAAATcttagtaaacatttttattattgatttttttcaaggtaAAATTCTTAGAAGGAGCCATACTGGCTCAAGGattatgcacatttaaaaaaccaCTGGTAATTGTCAGTTTACATCTTACCTGCATGGCTAGTTCTCTGTGTTCAAGTCAATACTAGGTAGTCTTGGTTTTTTTCGTAATCTAAGCCAGTTTGTTAGATGAAAAATGCTGTCTCATTgctttaaattgtatttctttgattaataatgaaatgaagttggactttttttagtttacagtagtttatttatttattttttgagatggagtcttattcttatctcccaggctggagtgcagagtgcagtggtgtgattttagctcactgcaacctccaccttccaggttcacgcaattcctcagcctcccaagtatctgggattataggtgcacaccactatgtctggctaatttttgtatttttagtggagacggggtttcaccatgttggtcaggctggttttgaacttctgacctcaagtgatccgcctgctttggcctcccaaagtgctgggattataggcatgagcctacTGCGCTTGgcctattttttataattttaaaaaaaatcgttagctgggcatggtggcatgtgcctgttgtcctagttacttggaaggctgaggcggaagatcagttgagcccaggagtttcaggctgcagtgagctatggttgcaccactgcactccagtctgggcaacaaagcaagacccgaCCTCCGAAAAataaagtgtctttttttttttttttttttttatttaagacagagaGACAGTATTGCTTTCCGctcagactggagtatagtggcagtgatctcggctcactgcaacctccacctcctgagttcaaactaatcttgtgcctcagccacttgagtagttgggattacaggtgtgcaccaccatgtgcagctattttttgtatttttagtagagtcagggtttcaccacattggccagtctggtctcaaacttctggcctcaagaaattgacccgcctcagcctcccaaagtgctgggattatgggcttgGGCCACCATGAGAGGCCAATAAAATACCTTTTAACTATTTTCTATTAGGGTGTTCTCTTTTTACCCTTCTTCTTTGTTTGTAAGAATTCTTGACaaatttgtcttttactttttttgttactTCTGGCATTCCAAATAGTCATACTTGGGTTTTTCCTTTGCGTGTATATTGAGAGTACCTCTATGGTTAAATTTGATAAatgtttactttaattttttttttttttttgaggcagcgtcttactctgtttccaaggctggagtacagtggcacagttatgcctcattgcagcttcaacccgccaggcttaagcaatcctcccacttcagcttcctacGCTGGGACTAGAGACACGTACCacccatgcctggcctttttttttttttttttttggtagagatggggtcttgccatgttgcccagactgctcttgaactcctagactcaagcgatgcacccacctcagcctcctaaagtgctgggattaggcatGAACCAGCActcctgcccccccccccccccccccccacctttttttttttttttttgagatggagtctcactcttgtcaggctggagtacagtggcatgatcttggctcactgcaacctcctcctcccgggttcaagcgattctcctgccccagcctcctgagtagctgagactacaggtgtgcgccactacgcccagctaatttttgtatttttagtagagatgtggtttcaccatcttggccagggtggtctctatcttgacctcccaaagtgcagggatcacaggcgtgcaccaccatgcctggcccctgtcccttattttttaatttaaaaatattagaaggccaggtgtggtgactcatgcctgcagtcccagcactgtgggaggccgaggtagacagatcacttgagatcaggagttcaaggccaacatggtgaaaccctgggtctctactaaaaataacaaaaatttgctgggcgtggtggcacatgcctgtaatcccagctacttaggaggccgaggcaggagaatcacttgaacctgggaagtggaggttgcagtgagctgagttcatgccactgcactccagcctgagcgagagagtgagactgtcaaaaaataaaaaaaaaaaaaaaaaaaaaaaattgagtgatTAATCAATttattccagttctttttttttttttttttttttttttgagacagagtctggctctgtcacccaggctggagtgcagtggccgcatctcagctcactgcaagctccgcctcccaggttcccgccattctcctgcctcagcctcccgagtagctgggactacaggcgcccgtcacctcgcccggctagttttttgtatttttagtagagacggggtttcaccgtgttagccaggatggtctcgatctcctgacctcgtgatccgcccgtctcggcctcccaaagtgctgggattacaggcttgagccaccgcgcccggcctattccagtttttttttatttaaccatCTATTCTTTACACACTGATTTGCAAGAGGCTTTTCATATaatctttaaatatattcttctttaaggttttctagtcTATTGACATATCTGTTACTTACACTATTTTAATAATTGacattttagttttatctttttgctAATTTgtattgtaaacattttattatcaTATATTTGGGGAAAATGTTTATTGCCTTTTGTAACTTatgacatgtatttttaaataacagaacgTGGTACTGTAATGTCAGGATTAGAGTTCATATTATACAGTGTTCTGAAATACATTGTAATTATCTCACAGTATTATTTTGGCGACTTCAATTTGCCACGGGACAAGTTTCTAAAGGAACAGATAAAACTGGATGAAGGCTGGGTACCTTTGGAGataatgataaaattcaacaggtaacaagcttttaaaaataatctttaggttttctgtttacagTGAGTGCTACTGCTGAgtcttacatttttatatgtactcTTCAGGTTGAACCGTCTAACAACAGACTTTAATGTAATTGTGGAAGCATTGAGCAAATCCAAGGCAGAACTCATGGAAATCAGTGAAGATAAAACTAAAATCAGAAGGTCTCCAAGCAAACCCCTACCTGAAGTGACTGATGAGtataaaaatgatgtaaaaaaCAGATCTGTTTATATTGTAAGTGGGCCTGTGATGCACTTAAACATCTTACATTTATTTAGAAAGTAAAGTACAGAAGAATAAGGGCTCAGGAATCACAGCCTCACTAATTACTTTATGTCCTTTTGTAATATTCTTAACctaagtttctttttgtttcgtttttgagacagaatctcatccTGTTGCTCatgttggaatgcagtggtttgatcatggtccactgcagtcttgaccacctgggctcaagtgatcctcccacctcagcctcctgagtagctgggactacaggcgcatgctaccacatgtggctaaacattttttgtagagacaggggtctccctgtgttgcccaggctggtgtcaatcTGGGCGCAAGTAATTCaatcaccttgacctcccaaagtgctgggattacaggtgtgagccaccatgcctggtcctaaGTTTTATCTTCATAAACATGGATATTTTCTACCTTGTAgaactgttgtgagaattaaatgaaaaaaaaaaatacaccattgGATCAAATCTTTGACATATTCTAAGCACCAACTGCATGTTAGCTGTTCTTATCAGCAGCTAAACTTGATTGCAATTTtctttagcatatttttaaatagtttttttattatggaaaatgtcAGATGTATATAAATAGATTCAATAATGTACCATCACTAGCTTTACTAGTTATTAACAGAACATGCAAatcatcttgttttatttttgcctcaactgaattattttgaagcaaataccAGATGAATCACTTTTATTGCACTGGAGAGTAGTGGCTCCTAAACAAGGCTGTTAAGTGattaacaaagataaatagagaTAGATAGGTATATCCTGTGTTCATTTCAAGATAAAATGAATCAAATTCTCTCCAATTGTTTATCTGAGAAgtcattatttgttatttgtaCATTACTGCCCACTCTTCACAGAAAGGCTTCCCAACTGATGCAACTCTTGATGACATAAAAGAATGGTTAGAAGATAAAGGTCAAGTACTAAATATTCAGATGAGAAGAACATTGCATAAAGCATTTAAGGTATGATAATACAGactttttctagttttagaaTATATgggaaataacttaaaaaatattttccttcctttttatagGGAtcaatttttgttgtgtttgatagcattgaatctgcTAAGAAGTTTGTAGAGACCCCTgaccagaagtacaaagaaacAGATCTGCTAATACTTTTCAAGTAAGTCTTTTTGCTGATGTTTCTCCTGGCCTTTTAGTTATATGGAATTGACACACTAGGGTAAGGAGCATGGAAGTAGCATCCCCTGAAAGGccaatatttttagtattttagtgaATTACGGTCTTCTAAATGGTATATACTAAACCTGATTGACTTAGAGATGCACTGTGATGGATCACAGTCATAGTGTCAGTCATAGTATCAGTGTTAATTCCTCAAAAATTACTTAACATGGTTTTCATAATTGCTGTTATTCTTGGATCTTGGggattttagaattttctccttttgtgGAATTAACACTATAGAAAACTGCAATATTATTTGCATGACTTCTGATACACTTTTTTTCCCCTATACATGaatgataaatgaaaatcaaCATGAAATTGCTAATGGATagggggtttctttttggggtcatgaaaatgttctgaaattagtagtgatggttgtacaactgaatatactaaaaaaacaTTCAAGGTAcactttaaaagagtgaattttgtGGCACATGGAATTTTTCCTTAgtaaagctgttatttaaaacaACATGAGAGTAACTTCCTTGGcatattttgaagttttagttGATGATTATGTTGATAGTAAATGTATGCAACATTTATTGCTGTGCCATGGCTTAAGTTATTCAAAATAATCTGCAGTCTTAACTTTGTTCTCGTGAACTTAGCCTCTGTACTGTGTGTTCTTTAGGGATGATTACTTTgccaaaaaaaatgaagaaagaaaacaaaacaaagtggaaGCTAAATTAAGAGCTAAACAGTAAGTATGTTGAACTAATCATGACATACTTTGAATTCCTTAATGCTCTGACAGAAATATAGTTGGTGAGCTCTGAAATAGTGGCAGTAGACCTTTCTCTTTGCTAGTGAAACATTGCGATCTTAAGCTGTCTTGACAATTTCGGGGCCAAATTGCATTGCAGTCTAGCATTGGACGATCAAAAAAACCTAAGGACTTCTGGCTTTGGTTAAGTAAGTTTAGTGATCATGATTGGTTAACTTTATTAGGACTTAATTTTCTTATATAGTAAATGGAAGTATGTTAtaattatgatatttttatttgtagagagcaagaagcaaaacaaaagttAGAAGAAGATGCTGAAATGGTAAGTATATATTACTGCTATCTAGTATATCTGTAATTCATAGTTAAATGAATAGCTTTTAAGTCTGAGgactttttcaagaaaatatgtAAGCAAAGCTATCTATAGTTGTCATTGCACAGGTATTATATTGAGGGAAAAGAGAACACTAAGGATaggaaatatattctaaaatacgaaaaggccgggtgcagtggcccacgcctgtattcccagcactttaggaggccaaggtgggtggatcacctgaggttgggagttcgagaccagcctggccaatatggtgaaatcccgcctctactaaaaatacaaaaattagccaggcgtggtggtgtatgcctgtaatgtcagctgctcgggaggctgaggcaggagaatcactggaacccaggaagtggaggtttcagtgaaccaagatcatgccactgcattccagcctgggtgacagaatgagaccctgtctaaaaataaagaatataataaaacacaggaaaatatattttgaaatattcagaaaaagtTCATTTATGCCTAGAACTTATGTTTATGAGAAAATGTCCTATAACTTCTAAAGATTCTAATCACagattaatacttttttttttttttttttttgagacagagtctggctctgttgcccaggctggagtgcagtggccagatctcagctcactgcaagctccgcctcccgggttcacgccattctcctgcctcggcctcccaagtagctgggactacaggcgcccgccacctcgcccggctaattttttgtattttttagtagagacggggtttcaccgtgttagccaggatggtctcgatctcctgacctcgtgatccgcccg
This region of Theropithecus gelada isolate Dixy chromosome 12, Tgel_1.0, whole genome shotgun sequence genomic DNA includes:
- the SSB gene encoding lupus La protein; the protein is MAENGDNEKMAALEAKICHQIEYYFGDFNLPRDKFLKEQIKLDEGWVPLEIMIKFNRLNRLTTDFNVIVEALSKSKAELMEISEDKTKIRRSPSKPLPEVTDEYKNDVKNRSVYIKGFPTDATLDDIKEWLEDKGQVLNIQMRRTLHKAFKGSIFVVFDSIESAKKFVETPDQKYKETDLLILFKDDYFAKKNEERKQNKVEAKLRAKQEQEAKQKLEEDAEMKSLEEKIGCLLKFSGDLDDQTCREDLHILFSNHGEIKWIDFVRGAKEGIILFKEKAKEALGKAKDANNGNLQLRNKEVTWEVLEGEVEKEALKKIIEDQQESLNKWKSKGRRFKGKGKGNKAAQPGSGKGKVQFQGKKTKFASDDEHDENGATGPVKRAREETDKEEPASKQQKTENGAGDQ